A window of Candidatus Nitrospira allomarina genomic DNA:
TGAAAACGCTTCAAAAAGCCGTGACCGTGTTTATCCTGCCTCCTTCAATAGAGGTGCTTCGGACCCGTCTGGTCGATCGAGGGACGGATACAACGGACGAGCAGGAGCGTCGGTTTCAGAAATCCCAGGATGAGATGCGGAGCTATTCGGAATACCAATATACGATTCGTAATGAAACCTTGGAACAGGCCATCGAGGAACTCCAATCCGTCATTATGGCTGAACGTATTCGAACCATCCATATCGATGCCGCGCATGTGTTCCGGTAATTGCTGCATTGATGGGATTGATTTGTGTAGAATCATCAGGAACATGTGTTTTTCACAGAAAGGAAAGAGGATATTCAATGGAAGCATTATCGTTACTACCCCAACATCACCAAAAAGAATTTGATTCGCGGTATCGGATTGTGCTGATTGCCGCCCAGCGGGCCAAACAATTGGTTCGGGGTGGAGAGCCGTATGGAGCCAGTAAATTTTCGAAAGACACCTCAAGAGCCCTGGAAGAAGTGCTCAACGGGCAGGTTCCGTATTTAATTGGCCAGGAAGCTAAAGAGGCCATTAAAAATGCCAAACGCGCGAATGAACGTCCCATTGATCCGGCTCTTTACGCACAACCGGATGAAAACGCGCAAGAGATCAAAAAAGAATTGAGTGTGTATATTGATGACACGGCTCAACATCTTGGCACGGTGGTCGAACCTGAAGAAGCATAGCTGAAATCGTTTCGCGAAAGAATGCGGAAGATGAGCACCGAATTAGCAGGTAAGCGGATTATTCTGGGAGTGACGGGAAGTATTGCCGCCTATAAGGCGGTTGGACTCCTACGCCTGTTGACGCAAGCCGGTGCCAGCGTGCATGTGGTCATGACGGATTCAGCCATCCGGTTTATTGCCCCCCTGACATTTGAAGTGCTGTCACAGAATCCGGTGGCAAGTGATGTCTTTGCGGGCCATCAGGACATGAAGCACCTGTCCTTAGCGGAGCAAGCCGATTTGTTGATTGTGGCTCCCTGTACTGCGAACACCTTAGCCAAATTGGCGCTGGGGTTAGCCGACAATTTGCTCGGAACCCTTTCGCTCACCGTTCAATGTCCGGTGATGATTTGTCCGGCGA
This region includes:
- the rpoZ gene encoding DNA-directed RNA polymerase subunit omega, giving the protein MEALSLLPQHHQKEFDSRYRIVLIAAQRAKQLVRGGEPYGASKFSKDTSRALEEVLNGQVPYLIGQEAKEAIKNAKRANERPIDPALYAQPDENAQEIKKELSVYIDDTAQHLGTVVEPEEA